One Tripterygium wilfordii isolate XIE 37 chromosome 10, ASM1340144v1, whole genome shotgun sequence DNA segment encodes these proteins:
- the LOC120007315 gene encoding uncharacterized protein LOC120007315, translating to MEKLPKKFIIPHIKPYDGTTDPEDHVDQYSQLLTLVSYPFNKHEACMCRGFSSTLVGPPLKWSLNLPEGQITSFAQLADAFVEQFASSRKIIPTSDDLYRLRQKQGESLRSFLTRFNKEKLEIPGYLDEIAINAFRMALLPGSKLYGKLTRYPCKSFQEVQARASVQIKWKEDEGRLPERLTEQPKKSEQKQIMLKKMGDAVRWPDKVRKPLDQWDTSKWCEFHNDYGHTTDDCFTLRKEVIQLLKKGYLRDLLSKRGRAMMAQADRREEEQKPPPPEKTINVIFGGSEISGITHSSAKKHVKQTENSEVWNDKPMVQFMRQIINFTDDEMTRLLNPHDDALVITLQIANCEVKRIMIDDGSLANLLFMSTLQAMGLSKADIIRGPIPLIGFSGEQQYTIGSIPLQIIYRENLIQFLQDHKHTFAWTHADMIGIDSKIITHQLQVDNGFFPVRQKRRRFAPERNKVINEEV from the exons ATGGAAAAGCttccaaagaaattcatcataccacatattaaaccttatgatggtacCACCGACCCggaagatcatgtggatcagtaTAGTCAGCTATTGACTTTGGTGTCGTACCCATTCAATAAGCACGAAGCATGCATGTGtcgaggatttagttcaactttGGTGGGACCTCCTTTGAAGTGGTCTCTAAATCTTCCAGAAGGGCAAATTACTTCATTTGCACAACTGGCTGACGCATTCGTCGAACAGTTTGCAAGCAgcaggaaaataattccaacatctgATGATCTGTATCGGCTGCGACAGAAGCAAGGAGAATCTCTACGGTCATTCTTAacaagattcaataaagaaaaactagagaTCCCGGGATACTTAGATGAAATTGCAatcaatgcatttcgcatggctcttcttcctggaagcaaATTGTACGGAAAGCTTACTCGTTATCCGTGTAAGTCATTTCAAGAAGTGCAGGCAAGAGCGAGCGTTCAGATTAAATGGAAGGAAGACGAAGGAAGACTTCCAGAGCGACTAACAGAGCAGCCGAAAAAATCTGAGCAAAAGCAAATAA tgttgaagaaaatgggagatgctgTTCGATGGCCTGACAAAGTTCGTAAACCACTAGACCAATgggatacttccaaatggtgtgaaTTTCACAACGATTATGGGCACACAACAGATGACTGTTTTACCCTCAGAAAAGAAGTAATCCAATTGctaaagaaaggttatcttcgggATTTACTATCTAAAAGAGGAAGAGCAATGATGGCCCAAGCCGATAGAcgagaagaagaacagaaacCCCCTCCACCAGAAAAAACGATTAACGTAATATTCGGTGGATCCGAGATTAGCGGAATTACACATTCATCAGCAAAAAAACATGTCAAGCAGACAGAGaattctgaggtatggaatgaCAAGCCGATGGTCCAATTTATGAGACAAATCATCAATTTCACAGATGATGAGATGACGAGATTATTAAATCCACACGATGATGCTTTGGTCATCACTTTACAAATTGCCAATTgtgaagttaaaagaatcatgattgacGATGGCAGTTTAGCGAATTTACTGTTCATGTCCACACTTCAAGCAATGGGACTTTCGAAAGCCGACATAATCAGAGGCCCTATCCCACTCATCGGCTTCAGCGGAGAACAACAATATACCATCGGCTCTATTCCTTTGCAA ATCATATACCGagaaaatttaattcaattccTGCAAGATCATAAACACACTTTCGCTTGGACGcatgcagatatgattggaattgattcgaaaatcatcactcatcagttgCAAGTTGATAATGGCTTCTTTCCGGTGAGGCAAAAGAGACGAAGGTTCgctccagaaagaaataaagttatTAATGAGGAAGTTTAA